From a region of the Coleofasciculus sp. FACHB-1120 genome:
- a CDS encoding ATP-binding protein, which yields MGNLMRSLDWSQTPLGDVTHWPQSLRSAVSILLPSKAQICLFWGPELIALYNDAYRPAIVSKHPWALGRPAHEVCSEVWDALKPLLEGVVTTGEAFWARDYLFFLNRYGYSEETYFDVSYDPVRDESGEVGGIFCIVSETTGRVLGDRRLQTLGRLANETAQAKTVEAACRTAIQALATNKYDIPFALLYRVEVDGKQATLVETAGFEAKTSATPTSVDLTQANDNWGLGQIYQTGQAVIVDVATRFGALPKGAWEKSPIAAWVVPLTQSGQPQIAGFLVLGINPHRAFENEYREFFDLVAGNVATAIANARAFEGERQRVEALAELDRAKTSFFSNISHEFRTPLTLMLSPLEQTLAEFNESIPTKARSQLELVQRNGKRLLKLVNTLLDFSRIEAGRTQANYEPTDLATYTAELASLFRSTVEQAGLQLTVDCPPLSEPIYIDRDMWEKIVLNLLSNAFKFTFEGEIAVVLRPVGDHVELMVRDTGTGIPAAELPKLFERFHRVEGARGRTFEGTGIGLSLVQELVHLQGGAIAVDSTLGQGSTFTVRLPMGTAHLASHDIHASHAQASTASGATSYVKEALGWLPEEHTALRIQTEENAQRSTSKAPPAAARILLVDDNADMRDYLYRLLSQFYQVEMAKDGETALASIYNHAPDLILSDVMMPGMDGFELLRQLRADSKTRELPFLLLSARAGEASAIEGLEAGADDYLVKPFSSGELLARVAANLELGRSRQAAARRRIDAVVSSVPDFIYTFDLAGRFTYINKPLLDLLQKTFAEAMGKNFFELDYPPELAARLQQQIQQVIATRQPLKDETPYTSAFGTRAYEYIFVPLFDADGAVEAVAGTSRDITEHKQIEVALRASEERYRMLFESIDEGFCVIEMLFDENGTPIDYRFLETNPVFEEQTGLEQASGKTALQLAPTLEKHWFEIYGKIAITGEPLRFENHSEALNRWFDVYAFRIGQPESHKVAILFKDISDRKRSEAEREQILQREQAARETAERANRIKDEFLAVLSHELRSPLNPILGWSQLLQSRKMDQVRTTYALQIIERNAKLQVQLIDDLLDVSRILQGKLSLNVDPVNLVTTITAALETVQLAAAAKSIQVQTILEPEVGQVLGDSGRLQQVIWNLLSNAVKFTPPQGRVEIRLQQIGAEAQITVSDTGKGILPQFLPYVFEYFRQADSATTRQFGGLGLGLAIVRQIVELHGGTVCVDSSGEGQGATFTVKFPLMSQHSALPQAVGESKSLSSLQGIKVLVVDDTTDMREYVTFVLEQEGAEVVAVASAAEALATLAQFQPTVLVSDIGMPDIDGYMLMRQVRALPSALGGQIPAIALTAYVGELNQQQAIAAGFQRHLSKPIEPTTLIAAIVDLIQKAN from the coding sequence ATGGGGAATCTGATGCGATCGCTCGATTGGTCGCAGACTCCCTTAGGAGACGTGACCCACTGGCCCCAAAGTTTGCGAAGCGCTGTCAGCATTTTGCTGCCTTCAAAAGCTCAAATTTGCCTGTTCTGGGGGCCTGAATTAATCGCGCTCTACAACGATGCCTATCGCCCTGCTATAGTATCGAAGCATCCTTGGGCACTGGGTCGCCCCGCCCATGAGGTGTGCAGCGAAGTTTGGGACGCGCTCAAACCCTTGCTAGAGGGAGTTGTCACCACTGGAGAAGCCTTCTGGGCGCGAGATTATTTGTTCTTTCTCAATCGCTACGGGTACAGCGAGGAAACTTACTTTGATGTCTCGTATGACCCCGTGCGGGATGAGAGCGGGGAAGTCGGCGGCATTTTTTGCATCGTCAGCGAGACAACTGGGCGAGTTCTGGGCGATCGCCGCTTACAAACTTTGGGACGGCTGGCGAACGAAACGGCTCAAGCCAAGACGGTTGAAGCTGCCTGTCGAACTGCAATTCAGGCTTTAGCCACCAATAAGTACGATATTCCGTTTGCCCTGCTCTATCGAGTGGAAGTAGATGGCAAGCAAGCTACTCTAGTTGAAACGGCTGGATTCGAGGCGAAAACCTCAGCAACGCCCACGAGCGTAGACCTGACTCAAGCCAATGACAACTGGGGATTGGGACAGATTTATCAAACTGGGCAAGCAGTCATTGTTGATGTAGCAACTCGATTCGGGGCGTTACCAAAGGGAGCCTGGGAAAAGTCGCCTATTGCTGCCTGGGTTGTGCCGCTGACCCAATCGGGACAACCTCAGATTGCTGGGTTTTTAGTGTTGGGAATCAATCCCCATCGAGCCTTTGAGAATGAGTATCGAGAATTTTTTGATTTGGTGGCAGGCAATGTTGCGACAGCGATCGCAAATGCCCGTGCGTTTGAAGGAGAACGCCAGCGAGTAGAAGCACTGGCAGAACTGGATCGCGCTAAAACGTCCTTCTTCAGCAACATCAGCCACGAATTCCGCACTCCCCTAACGTTGATGCTGTCCCCGTTAGAGCAGACGCTAGCCGAATTTAATGAAAGCATTCCGACCAAAGCGCGATCGCAACTCGAACTGGTGCAGCGCAATGGGAAGCGCCTGCTGAAGCTCGTCAATACGCTGCTCGATTTCTCGCGCATTGAAGCCGGACGCACTCAGGCAAACTACGAGCCAACCGATTTAGCAACCTATACGGCTGAATTAGCCAGTCTATTTCGTTCTACCGTTGAGCAAGCGGGACTGCAACTCACGGTTGATTGTCCTCCCTTGTCAGAACCGATTTACATAGATCGGGATATGTGGGAGAAGATTGTGTTGAATCTGCTCTCGAATGCCTTTAAGTTCACGTTTGAAGGAGAAATTGCGGTTGTTCTGCGTCCGGTCGGAGACCATGTTGAACTGATGGTGCGCGACACAGGTACAGGTATCCCAGCCGCCGAGCTTCCCAAACTGTTTGAGCGGTTTCATCGCGTTGAGGGCGCACGGGGACGCACCTTTGAGGGTACAGGAATCGGGCTATCGCTGGTGCAGGAACTCGTACATTTGCAGGGTGGGGCGATCGCCGTTGACAGTACGCTGGGTCAGGGCAGTACCTTCACTGTTCGATTGCCAATGGGAACGGCTCATTTAGCGAGCCATGACATTCACGCCAGCCACGCCCAAGCCTCCACCGCCTCCGGTGCAACTTCTTATGTTAAGGAAGCATTAGGTTGGCTGCCCGAAGAACATACAGCGCTGAGAATACAGACGGAAGAAAACGCTCAACGCTCAACCTCCAAGGCTCCCCCGGCGGCTGCCCGCATTCTGTTGGTCGATGATAACGCCGATATGCGCGACTATCTGTACCGTCTCCTTAGCCAGTTTTATCAGGTGGAAATGGCGAAAGATGGCGAAACCGCTCTAGCTTCCATATACAACCATGCGCCTGACCTGATACTCAGCGATGTGATGATGCCAGGAATGGATGGGTTTGAGTTGCTCAGGCAGTTGCGAGCTGATTCTAAAACTCGCGAACTTCCATTTTTGCTGCTTTCTGCTCGCGCCGGAGAAGCATCAGCAATCGAAGGATTGGAAGCTGGAGCCGATGATTATCTGGTGAAACCCTTTAGCTCCGGCGAATTACTTGCCCGCGTTGCTGCCAATTTAGAACTGGGGCGATCGCGCCAAGCGGCTGCGCGTCGTCGCATTGATGCGGTTGTGTCTTCTGTACCCGATTTTATTTACACCTTCGATTTGGCAGGACGATTCACTTACATCAACAAACCGCTGCTCGACCTTTTGCAGAAAACGTTTGCTGAAGCAATGGGCAAAAACTTTTTTGAATTGGATTACCCCCCAGAGTTAGCCGCCCGACTTCAGCAACAGATTCAACAAGTGATCGCCACGCGCCAACCGCTCAAAGATGAAACGCCCTACACCAGTGCCTTTGGGACAAGAGCTTACGAGTACATTTTCGTGCCGCTCTTCGATGCAGATGGTGCAGTAGAAGCGGTAGCAGGAACCAGCCGTGACATTACCGAACACAAACAAATAGAAGTGGCTTTGCGCGCCTCAGAGGAACGCTATCGAATGCTGTTTGAGTCCATTGACGAAGGCTTTTGCGTCATCGAAATGCTGTTTGATGAAAATGGCACGCCGATCGATTACCGTTTTTTGGAAACCAATCCAGTGTTCGAGGAACAAACGGGACTCGAACAAGCGAGCGGCAAAACAGCGCTTCAACTCGCACCGACGCTTGAAAAGCATTGGTTTGAAATTTACGGCAAAATCGCCATTACGGGCGAACCGCTTCGCTTCGAGAATCACTCCGAAGCACTGAACCGTTGGTTCGATGTTTATGCGTTCCGCATTGGGCAGCCGGAGAGCCACAAAGTTGCTATCCTGTTCAAGGACATTAGCGATCGCAAGCGCAGTGAAGCCGAACGAGAACAAATTCTGCAACGAGAACAAGCCGCACGGGAAACCGCCGAACGGGCAAATCGTATTAAAGATGAGTTTCTCGCAGTACTGTCTCACGAGTTGAGATCGCCTCTCAACCCGATCTTGGGCTGGTCTCAGCTACTTCAAAGCCGCAAGATGGATCAAGTGCGAACGACTTATGCCCTACAGATAATCGAACGCAATGCAAAACTGCAAGTGCAGCTCATTGATGATTTGCTCGATGTTTCTCGAATTCTCCAAGGCAAACTCAGTCTCAATGTCGATCCAGTCAATCTTGTAACCACCATCACTGCTGCACTAGAAACAGTGCAGTTAGCCGCCGCCGCCAAATCGATTCAAGTTCAGACAATCCTGGAACCAGAGGTTGGGCAAGTTTTAGGTGATTCAGGTCGGTTGCAGCAAGTCATCTGGAACTTGTTATCCAACGCCGTCAAGTTTACCCCGCCACAAGGACGAGTTGAAATTCGCTTACAGCAGATTGGGGCTGAAGCTCAAATTACGGTCAGCGATACAGGTAAAGGGATTCTCCCCCAATTTCTGCCTTATGTCTTTGAATACTTTCGACAAGCGGATAGCGCCACGACTCGACAATTTGGTGGATTAGGATTGGGCTTAGCGATCGTCCGTCAAATCGTTGAATTACATGGTGGCACTGTTTGTGTAGATAGCTCTGGTGAAGGGCAGGGAGCCACCTTTACGGTGAAATTCCCGTTGATGTCACAGCACTCAGCCCTTCCTCAAGCGGTTGGCGAGTCAAAATCTCTCTCCAGCTTGCAAGGCATCAAAGTGTTAGTAGTAGATGACACGACGGATATGCGAGAGTATGTCACCTTTGTCCTAGAACAGGAAGGGGCAGAGGTGGTGGCTGTCGCTTCAGCAGCGGAAGCTCTTGCCACGTTAGCTCAGTTTCAGCCAACGGTTCTGGTGAGTGACATTGGGATGCCCGATATAGATGGCTATATGTTAATGCGGCAAGTGAGAGCTTTGCCGTCAGCGCTAGGCGGGCAGATTCCAGCGATCGCGCTTACGGCGTATGTGGGGGAACTGAATCAACAACAAGCGATCGCTGCCGGATTTCAACGGCACCTTTCCAAACCGATCGAGCCAACCACGTTAATTGCAGCGATCGTCGATCTGATCCAAAAGGCAAATTAA
- a CDS encoding alcohol dehydrogenase catalytic domain-containing protein, protein MLAAVLYGQTDLRLEQVADPTPSAGEVVIQVAAATTCGTDLKVWRRGGHAKMLKPPTLFGHEAAGRIVAVGSGVQGWQEGVRVVANNSAPCMNCFFCQRQEYSLCPNLTWNNGTFAEYLKIPAPIVQHNLLPIPDDLPDALASMTEPLACVLHGVARSNVKSGDRVVVLGDGAIGLMFVAVLAHQSASVLLFGGNDQRLEIGKKLGAVETFNYHHLTDIPSAVKERTDGWGADVVIEATGVPAVWESAIACARPGATVNLFGGCPRDTTITVNTEQLHYSELTLKGVFHNTPKYVRDALSLLASRAIPLELLISEHQPLKHLEQVFQDMKNRKVIKVAIDPSMAS, encoded by the coding sequence ATGCTGGCAGCGGTACTTTACGGACAAACGGATCTACGCCTGGAACAGGTTGCTGACCCTACTCCCTCGGCTGGTGAGGTAGTAATTCAAGTGGCAGCGGCAACGACTTGTGGCACCGACCTAAAGGTTTGGCGGCGCGGCGGTCATGCAAAGATGCTGAAGCCTCCTACTTTGTTTGGTCATGAGGCAGCGGGGCGGATAGTGGCGGTGGGAAGCGGAGTCCAAGGTTGGCAAGAAGGAGTTCGCGTCGTTGCAAATAATTCTGCTCCTTGCATGAATTGCTTTTTTTGTCAACGTCAAGAATATTCTCTTTGCCCTAACTTGACGTGGAATAACGGCACCTTCGCAGAGTATCTGAAAATTCCCGCCCCGATTGTGCAACATAACCTGTTGCCCATCCCAGATGACTTGCCCGATGCCTTGGCGTCGATGACTGAACCGTTAGCCTGCGTGCTGCATGGGGTAGCACGTTCTAATGTGAAGTCGGGCGATCGCGTTGTGGTGCTGGGAGATGGGGCAATTGGGTTGATGTTTGTGGCGGTACTGGCGCATCAATCAGCGTCGGTGTTGCTATTTGGGGGAAATGACCAACGGCTGGAAATTGGGAAAAAGCTAGGCGCGGTGGAAACGTTTAATTATCATCATCTGACAGATATACCGAGTGCGGTGAAAGAGCGAACCGATGGCTGGGGTGCAGATGTGGTGATAGAAGCGACGGGTGTACCCGCAGTTTGGGAGAGTGCGATCGCGTGTGCCCGTCCGGGTGCTACCGTCAACTTATTCGGGGGATGTCCGCGCGACACCACTATTACCGTCAATACCGAACAACTCCACTACAGCGAACTCACTCTAAAAGGCGTTTTTCACAACACCCCAAAATATGTACGAGATGCCTTATCTCTGTTGGCGAGTCGCGCCATCCCCTTAGAATTGCTTATCAGCGAACATCAGCCTTTAAAGCATTTAGAGCAAGTGTTCCAAGATATGAAGAATCGTAAGGTGATAAAGGTTGCTATCGACCCTAGCATGGCATCTTAA